The stretch of DNA atgtcatgagatacaaaataaatctctagaagttgtttaaatactaaactagtaacctaggtttacagaaaatgagtaaactaagatggacagtgcagaaatccacttctagggcccacttggtgtgtgctggggctgagacttaagcttcccacgtgcctgggctgtttctggagttgaacgccaggttgtaacctgtttctggcgttgaactccaacttacaacctgtttctggcgctaaactccagactacaacatggaactggcgttaaacgccagtttacgtcgtctatcttcgcgcaaagtatgaactattatatgtTGCTGGAAAGTCCTATATGTCTAATTTtgaacccaattgagagcgcatcaattggacttctgtagctccaaaaaatctattccgagtgcagagaggtcagaatccaatagcatcagtagtcctttttcagcctaaatcagatttttgctcagctccctcaatttcaaccagaaaatacctaaaatcacagaaaaacacacaaactcatagtaaagtccagaaatataaatcttgcttaaaaactaataaaaatatactaaaaactaactaaaacgtactaaaatctatatgaaattacccacaaaaagcgtataaaatatccgctcatcactacgCTAGGTACAGAGAGTTGAATGCAATAAAGAATTACATTGTGTGGAATTCTCCTTCGACTGAATCATTCGAGGTTGATTGGGTTGTTTTCATCAAACAATTTAAGTTAGGCCAGAACAGATGGTTAACAGGTATGTGGTTGTTAAATTAAATCCCGTCTGTTGGTTTCTAGTTGCCTATTTATTCACTTCATGTGATTTTTGCCGGCTTGATTTCGTTCTTATATTTTTGCTAAGAATTGTAGCTGAGTTTTCTACACCTATAGTCAGTGAATGTTCTTTTCAATACATAAATAGATGTTTTTTCTCGTAGTGTGTCTGGAtgttttttctaatttattgtATCATTGCTTTGGAGGTGTCATCATGTTGTTTATAAACGGCATTCTTACGCATTTTTTTGGGCAGACCTTTATGCGAATCAGCAGAAGTGGGTTCCAATATTTTTCAAGAGTGAATTTTGGGCAGGGATGAGGAGTACACAGCGTAGTGAAAGTATGCATGCATTTTATGGTGGATACCTGCATTGCAAGAGTGGGTTGGTTCAGTTCGTCCATGAATACGATAATGTGCTTGAAAACAAGGAGCAAAAGGAGCTGGAAGATAATGCTGCGGACTCGAAAGGAGTCATCCCATGTATAGGGAGCACGGGCATTGAGAGACAGTTTCAGCTGGAATACACCAGTAATATGTTCAGGACCCTTCAGCTGGAGGTAAGAAAAAAAACTGACTGCGTGGTTCGATCAATTGAACAAAAGGGAGATACAATTTCTATTAAAGTGGACGAGCAGAAGGTATTCTGGGGGAAGCCTGTCTACCATACTTTCATAGTCGAGTTTTACCCTTTGAGTCGAAAGGGTCAGTGCAAGTGCAACAATTTTGAATCCGCTGGTATATTGTGTTGCCACACCCTTGCGGTGTGGTCATACTACAGAGTTGACATAGTACCAAGCTGCTATGTTCTTCCTCGATGGAGTAAAAATGTTATCCGCAAGCACACTTACATCAAAAGTAGCCATGACGTGGCTCGGAGTGATGAAAGCAACAACTTGTTCAGGCATGTGTGTTCAAAGTTCTATAACGTTGCTCAAAAATTTGTTGCTTGTGATGAGGAAGCAATCATCTTGTGAGCTGCCCTTTGGAATGCAAAGTCTAAGCTGACTGATTATTGTGCCAGCGTGCGTTCCACTACTGTTGCTGTGACTCAGAATACCATACCCACACAGAGCACAGGCGGTGCTATTGTACATGACATACAGAGACCCTCAAGAGTAAAATCCAAAGGATGGCCGAAGAGTAAGAGACTTGGAGCAGAGTTGGACAAGTCAATTAAGAAGTTGTTGCAAAAAAGGAAGGGGAAATCACATTCGGTATGTGTTAGAAGCGACGTATATTTTAACCTTTTCTTATGGAATGGTGTTCTTGATTAATGTATGCTGTTCTGTTTGTGTTGTGCATCTTGTAGGATGATGTTGACCTTAAGTCAGATAATGATCACCATGGTTCTGTAAATAAAAGATTTGAGGATTCTACTATATGGAATTCATTGGATGGTGGCGGATTCACGCACCTGTTGAATTCTTTTAGGCATATATATTGAGGTTTCTCGGCGtgagtttggtgtcatttgTTACATACAACTTAATAAACTATTCCCATTTCTATTTTGTCACTTACATTTATCCTGTTTTGAAGTATTCATTCAAAGAAACAAAAGCACAACTGTTGTTATCCTTTCcccatttatattttattaaggtTTTAAAGGAACGAATTGCCGCATATTTGTTTGCAAAAAACATATGGATTAAATTTGACTGAAAATGGTTGAAGAgtataaaaaaacacaaaaaagaaagGCAGCGAGTGGAATATTAAATCCGCAAGCACACTCACATCTCAATGAAGTGCACGCATTAGCTAAGGCTTAACACATGAAACAAAGAAATCATATACCAAACCATCCATTTTACAATGAGAAGAAACATCCGAGTGCCTACTAGAGACACCATCCACTTAAAATCCTACTTTGTGTATACTGATCACCACCGTAGGCCGTGCAATAGTTTAATGGAAAGAATTGCACTTAAGCATAGACATGAACAAAAGGGTTATATACACCGATCAGAGTTGACTCAATATTATAAATATGCAATGCATTGCTTAATGAACTAGTGACATCACTAACTTAGAAACTTATTGCTTGAGAATCCTGAAACACCTAATATATGAAACCTGCTGAGGAGTATCTAACAAAATATTAGCCACTCACTCCTCAATGAAGTACTAACAAGTTCAAATACCTTAAACATGATAATtcagaaaataaatcaaaaatcatctaatttacaaataaaagaaacatcatAGTGTCTAACGTAAGCACCATGCACTTAAAGGTTTTGGATTGATTGTCACCATCAACTTGACAAAATCAGAAACATGAAATCATAAACCTGTAGTGAAATAGGATTTATCAGACTCACACGAAACGAGTTTAAGCCGGAAAATTCCATATTAAGCTATATAAGTTTACCACAAGGAAACCATAGATGTAGTAAGGCAGGTATCtatattaatattttcttaCCTAGTCAAGAAGTCTTCTTCTGTTGTCTTCTCCCCTTGTTTGGCTTTCTAGTGGGTAAGCCCACACGCTACAGCATGCTCTTCGTGCTCGGTGCCATGAATGGTGATCTCACAGCCTTAGTCATTTTCCTTGGCTGGTTGCGGTGAATAGGAACGCTGTCCAATGCCTGCAGCGCCTTCCCAATTTGTGAATTATGAGGACCCATCACTATGTCTAGTATGATCTCCTTCCTAAACTCCTGTACAACATCCTACATGGCAATTACGTGTGGGAGGGTAATTTTAAAACCGAGAAAGAAATTTACTAGAAAGAAGTTCAACTTAATTGTTATAACATATTTAACATCACCTTGTCCCAAAGCTGTAAGGGTTTATCTAAACTCTAAAACTGCATGAACTTGATGATGAATACACCACAATCACAGCTATATGTACAAAAAGAGAATATTATATCCAACCATGATATCATTATCAAGTAAAGTGCTGTTAAGAGTATTGTTAGGTGTCTTTTTAATTGACCCATTATCTTGTTTGGGGATGCTAGGATAGAAACAAGGAAGGCCGTTCTCTGTGTGCTTATATCCAGGCATAGAAACTTTCGTCATGTCTTCAATGATTATCCCCTGGAAAGCTGCAACACGTTAGCAATGATACATTTTCCATAAATAAGGTTAACCGTGAACTAATTGGTTCACGTATACTTACCGCATAAGCATGtatttttaatctttcattATTAGATTCTCCTGTATACATACTATCCAGCACCCAGAGCCTTTTTTGAGCAATCTCAAAGGCATACAGCCACCAATAATGGTCGATACAAACTGGGGCAAACCATTGTGATAGAAACAGAAATATCAAAGCAGTTACATGATCAAGTTAGTCAccaaactatatacatataaatcaccacaaatcaacctagggttcaACATAAGCATAATCTCACAAGGGTTTAAGAGCTTTTACCTTTCCCAACAGATTTGACAACGCAAATCCAaagctaagcaaggattagagcaaacctaaacatccaaaatcacaaaaacccATTTAACCCAAAACTCTAATAAAACCCGAAATTTTGAAGAGCAGAACTGGAAGGATTTCGTGATTACCTTGAGGGTTTCTTaggtgggttttgtagagctcttcacaaggaacgcgtagccgcaaacggtgcggcgatcggagctccgtagctcaagatatgagcttgggAAGTTTGAAGTGAATAGTAACAATGGTGGAAAGCTCTCACCTCTCTCTTCACTTCAGCTGCTGTTGTGTTTAGGTTATGAGGGTGAAAGTGGCTGAAATGGGTTCATTTAAGTGtatttatatgttgggcttgggcccaacttgggcccggtccaacccgttagcgcttttagcccgtttggcctAACTTCGGgccaaatctttaaaattaaagcccggttttccatttctaatgtttttctaaggtttttgatgGTTTTCACTTTTCTCGTGCGGTACCAAgcagacttgaaccggttcaaccggttcaatTGCTGGTTCGTAATTTTTCACGGTTTTTCGTAGAAAGCACATTTTTTGACTCAGAAAGacccactgagtccaaaaatcacctttaaatcctcaaattctctCTCTAACCTTTCGGAATCTAATTTGGGCAATTAATTCACTTAATTAACCGGTTGATTCGTTGCGGTTCTTACATTCTCCCcaccaaataagaaattttgccctcaaaatttgaATCACCTGAGAAAAGCTCGGGATAATCCTTTCGCATCTCAGACTCCAATTCCCAAGTGTGCTCTTCTACTCCTGCTCGCTCCCAAGCAACTTTAACCAATGGGACATTCTTTCCTCGCAGCTTCTTCACACTAGTGTCATCGATCCTCACTGGTATCACTTGGAGAGTCAAGTTCTCTTTCAACTTGATCGATTCAGGCTCCAACACATGAGCCGCATCCGACGTGTATTTACGGAGTTGTGACACGTGGAATACGTCATGCAAGTTAGACAGATGAGGTGGAAAAGCTACTTGATACGCCACCGGCCCGAATCTCTTCAAAACCTCAAACGGTCCTATATATCTTGGGTTCAACTTCTTGGTCTTGATTGCTCTTCCAATCCCAGTTGTCGGTGTAACCCTAAGGAATACATGTTCTCCCACTTCAAACTCTAAGGGTTTCCTTCTCTGATCCGCATAACTCTTCTGTCGACTTTGGGCAGTTAAAATCCTTGCACGAATCTTCTTAATGTTCTCAGTAGTCTCTGCTATCAAATCTGGACCCAAAACACTTACTTCTCCAAATTCATACCAACAAAGTGGAGACTGACACTTTCGTCCATACaaagcctcatacggagccatcccAATTTTCGTTCATACAAAGCCTCATACGAAGCCATCCCAATGCTTGCATGAAAGCTGTTGTTATATGCGAACTACACCAATGGCATGTAACGATCCCAACTCCCGGGTTGATCCAACACACATGCTCTCAGCATATCTTCCAACGTTTGAATAGTCCTTTCCGATTGTCCATCTGTTTGTGGATGATACGCCGTACTAAGACATAGCTTTGTACCGAAAGCTCTTTGGAAAGCTCCCCAAAACCTTGATGTGAATCGGGGATCACGGTCCGATACTATGCTTGACGGCACACCATGCAACCTCACTATCTCCTTGATGTATAATCTTGCCAACTCCTCCATACAACAGTTTAGTCGGATAGGCAGAAAATGAGCGGATTTGGTTAAGCGATCTACGATCACCCAAATCGCATCAAACCCCGACCTAGTCCTCGGTAAACCGATAACAAAATCCATTGCAATTCCTTCCCACTTCCACTGAGGAATCTCAAGTGGTTGTAGCATTCCTGACAGTTTTTGATGCTCTATCTTCACTTTTTGGCAGGTCAAACATTTGGATACCACTGTAGCTATATCACTCTTCATCCCCGGCCACGAGAACATCTTCTTCAAGTCATAAAACATCTTCGTGCTCCCGGGATGAATAGAAAATCCACTGTTGTGAGCCTCCAACAGCAAGTCTTGCCTCAAACTCCCAACATCTGGTATGCAAATTCTTCCCTTATATCTCCATAACCCTTCATCATCCTTAGTGAATTCTTCGCGTCTCTTATCACCAACTGGTTGAAACAATTGCTGAAACTTCTGCTCATCTTGCTGAGCCCTTTGTATTTCTGATTTAAACGTGCTTGAAATCTGTAACTGATTTAAACAAGCTCTTCCAGCAACTTCACTAATATCCAGCTTAAGATCTACGAGCTTATCCactagttcttcttctttgattctCATCCAAGCAATTGTTAAAGATTTCCGACTCAAAGCGTCTGCTACCACGTTCGCCTTTCCAGGGTGATAACTCAACTCGAAATCATAATCTTTAAGCAACTCCATCCACCCTCTCTGGCGCATATttagctctttctgatcaaagatgtaCTTGAGACTCTTATGATCAGAAAAGACGCTAAACCTTACTCCGTATAAGTGGTGTCTCCAAATCTTCAATGCAAACACAATCGCCGCTAATTCCAAGTCATGAGTGGGGTAATTCACCTCATGCGGTCTCAGCTGACGCGATGCGTAAGCCACCACATTCCGGTGTTGCATCAACACGCAACCCAAACCCTTCAAAGAAGCATCACAATATACCTCAAACGGTTCACGCGGTTNNNNNNNNNNNNNNNNNNNNNNNNNNNNNNNNNNNNNNNNNNNNNNNNNNNNNNNNNNNNNNNNNNNNNNNNNNNNNNNNNNNNNNNNNNNNNNNNNNNNNNNNNNNNNNNNNNNNNNNNNNNNNNNNNNNNNNNNNNNNNNNNNNNNNNNNNNNNNNNNNNNNNNNNtttgggaaaaaaaaaattcgtcccaattttgtttgaaaaaaaatttgtctataatttgttcgaaatttatttcaatttcttctCAAAATTCGTCCGAAAAAGCAATATTTCTAGTAGTGCCTCCACTTTAGAAAGATCCACCGCTATCCCTCTTTTGCTCACCACGTGAACTAAGAACTTCACTTTCTCCTTCCAAAACTCGCACTTGGACAACTTAGCATACAATTTCCACTCCTTCAAGATTTGTAACACAATCCTTAAGTGTTCCTCATGCTCTTTTGTCGTCTTAGAATAAACTAAGATGTTATTTATGAAAACCACCATGAATTTGTCCAAAAAGGGACGAAACACtctgttcatgtaatccatgaaaacAGCAGGTGCATTCGttaacccaaaagacattaccGCAAACTCGTAGTGTCCATAGCGTGTTCTAAAGGCAATCTTAGGGATATCATCTTCCTTCACTCTTATCTGGTGGTAACCGGATCTCAAATCAATCTTGGAAAATACTCCAGCTCCTTGCAATTGATCCATCAAGTCATCTATCCTTGGCAGCGGGTACTTGTTCTTCACTGTCACTTTGTTCAACTGTCAATAATCCACACACAGTCATATTCCTCTATCCTTCTTCACCAATAAAATGGGCGCTCCCCACGGTGGTACACTCGGTCGAATGAACCTCTTATTCAAAAGCTCTTCCAACTGAGTTTTTAATTCGGCCAGCTCTATCAGAGCCATTCTATACGACGCAATCGATACTGGTCTAGTTCCCAGCACCAATTCAATTGCAAATTCAATCTCCCTTTGAGGTGAAAGCTTTGGGATATCTTCCGGGAATACCTCAGGAAAGTCTCTTACCACCGGAATCTGATCTAAGTTCTGGGCATCACCCAACGCATTAGCAGCCAACAGAATATAACCCTGACACTCCTCCCCACTATAATGCACCATTACAGAGTTCAGGTAATACCCTGTAGCTACCACTGCTCCATTTTCTCCTTCCGGCATAAACCGAATTGTCCGTTCAAAGCAATCCAACAAAATCCAGTTCTTCGACAACTAATCAAACCCCAAAATCATCTCCAGCCCCACCATTAGTAAACAGATCAAATCGTGTACAAAGTCTCTACCCTCAAGCTTGAAACCTACTTGTCTACAGCTTGACCTAGTCATAATTGTTTGATGCAGAGTATGTACATGTAGATCAAAAGGTAACTCTGATACTTTCAAGCCTAATTCCTCAACTTTAGCAAATGAAATAAACGAATGCGAAGCTCCAGTATCATATAATCCAACTGAGGATTTATCACCAATTAGACATATACCTTTCATCAAAGGATCCGCCTTGGAAGCATCCTTGGCATTCACAGCAAAGACTCGACCTTGATGCTGACTCTGGCCCGCATTCTGATTCCTCCCACGAGGGCAATCCCTCGCAATGTGGCCAGGTAACCCACACTTGAAGCAACCACCTAAACCAATCTTACATGAGTCATAAGGGTGAAAACGTCCACAACAATCACAAGCTAAATCCGGATAACTCTTACTCTGATTTCCTCTTCCTTTAGCATACTGAAACTGATTCTGATTGTTCTTTCTGAAGCCCCCTTGGCCTTGAGGAGTATATCCCCCTCTTTTGAAGCTTTGTCCTCTAGGATGAAAATACTTGCCACGCCCACGACTAGAGCTCCCTCCATGAGTGTCCTTAGATGCCGCCACTGTCTTGGCATACTCCTCCACTACCCTTGCTTTGTTCACCAAGTCGGAGAAGACACGGATCTCCATAGGAGCCACAGTAGTCATAATGTTGTCCTTCAAGCCCCTTTGGTACTTAATGCACCTCCAGCTCTCGAAAGTCTCCGGGTCACCCTGACATACCCGAGAAAACCTACAAAGCTCTTCGAACTTGTTGGTGTACTCTGCCACAGACATGGaaccttgcttcagctgcatTAGCTCCATCTCCTTTGCTTCCCTTGCAGACTCAGGAAAGTATTTCTTATAGAAAGCCATTTGGAACACCTCCCATGGAATGTCGGTATTCTGAAGCTGTAGCAAACGACACTCAGCTTGTCACCAGGGCTGGGCCTCTCCCGCTAGCTGATAAGCAGCAAACTCTACATATTGATTGGGAGGAACATGCTGCGCTTGTAAAGCACGCTCTATAGCCTGGAATCAGTGGTCTGCTTCAATAGGATCTGTGGATCCTCGGAAAGTTGGCGGATGAACCTTGAGAAACGTCGCCAAGGTCATCGGAACTCCTCCTGTGTTATCGCCGTTACCCTCAGCATTATCATTGTATTCCCTTCGCCATTCCCATTTCCGTTGCCATTCCCAGTTGGTTGGCCCAATCTTTGCACTGCTTGCAGAGTCGCAGCAGCATTAGCTTCCATGGTGTTAGCGAGATTCGCCATCGCCGCCATGAATTCGGCGTGATTGTCAGCTGGTTGCTCATTCCTACTGCCTCGTGTACGC from Arachis duranensis cultivar V14167 chromosome 4, aradu.V14167.gnm2.J7QH, whole genome shotgun sequence encodes:
- the LOC107484136 gene encoding uncharacterized protein LOC107484136 → MAFYKKYFPESAREAKEMELMQLKQGSMSVAEYTNKFEELCRFSRVCQGDPETFESWRCIKYQRGLKDNIMTTVAPMEIRVFSDLVNKARVVEEYAKTVAASKDTHGGSSSRGRGKYFHPRGQSFKRGGYTPQGQGGFRKNNQNQFQYAKGRGNQSKSYPDLACDCCGRFHPYDSCKIGLGGCFKCGLPGHIARDCPRGRNQNAGQSQHQGRVFAVNAKDASKADPLMKGICLIGDKSSVGLYDTGASHSFISFAKVEELGLKVSELPFDLHVHTLHQTIMTRSSCRQVGFKLEGRDFVHDLICLLMVGLEMILGFD
- the LOC110280464 gene encoding protein FAR1-RELATED SEQUENCE 5-like, which produces MVNRCHHVVYKRHSYAFFWADLYANQQKWVPIFFKSEFWAGMRSTQRSESMHAFYGGYLHCKSGLVQFVHEYDNVLENKEQKELEDNAADSKGVIPCIGSTGIERQFQLEYTSNMFRTLQLEVRKKTDCVVRSIEQKGDTISIKVDEQKVFWGKPVYHTFIVEFYPLSRKGQCKCNNFESAGILCCHTLAVWSYYRVDIVPSCYVLPRWSKNVIRKHTYIKSSHDVARSDESNNLFSVRSTTVAVTQNTIPTQSTGGAIVHDIQRPSRVKSKGWPKSKRLGAELDKSIKKLLQKRKGKSHSDDVDLKSDNDHHGSVNKRFEDSTIWNSLDGGGFTHLLNSFRHIY